A window from Streptomyces sp. NBC_00271 encodes these proteins:
- a CDS encoding carbohydrate ABC transporter permease encodes MTTTLTKPPADAVPEPPKRLRRPKSARAGGQMHAGPLAYVILALFTIGSLGPLVWTAIAASRDTNRLAQSPPPFWFGSNLFHNLDVAWTEANLGEAFVNTTFVAGVSAVTVVFLSTLAGFAFAKLRFKGRGALMLIVVGTMMVPPQLSVIPLYMMVAKLDWTDQLQAVIFPSLVSAFGVFFMRQYLIQALPDELIEAARVDGASSWRVIWHVVFPAARPAMAVLGMLVFVQTWNDFLWPFLVLTQTGNPTVQVAVAGLGRGFTPDQSLIMAGALLGTLPLLFVFALFGKQIVGGIMQGAVKG; translated from the coding sequence GTGACGACGACCCTGACGAAACCCCCGGCGGACGCGGTACCCGAACCGCCGAAGCGTCTGCGGCGCCCCAAGTCGGCGCGCGCGGGCGGGCAGATGCACGCGGGGCCCCTCGCGTACGTCATCCTCGCGCTGTTCACGATCGGCTCGCTGGGCCCGCTGGTGTGGACCGCGATCGCCGCCTCCCGCGACACCAACCGGCTGGCGCAGTCCCCGCCGCCGTTCTGGTTCGGCTCGAACCTCTTCCACAATCTCGACGTCGCCTGGACGGAGGCCAACCTGGGCGAGGCCTTCGTCAACACCACGTTCGTGGCGGGTGTTTCCGCGGTGACCGTCGTCTTCCTGTCGACGCTCGCCGGGTTCGCCTTCGCCAAGCTGCGCTTCAAGGGCCGGGGCGCCCTGATGCTGATCGTCGTCGGCACGATGATGGTGCCGCCGCAGCTCAGCGTGATCCCGCTCTACATGATGGTCGCCAAGCTCGACTGGACGGACCAGCTCCAGGCGGTGATCTTCCCGTCGCTGGTGAGCGCGTTCGGGGTGTTCTTCATGCGGCAGTACCTGATCCAGGCGCTGCCGGACGAGCTGATCGAGGCGGCCCGTGTCGACGGCGCGAGCAGCTGGCGGGTGATCTGGCACGTGGTGTTCCCGGCCGCCCGGCCCGCCATGGCGGTGCTCGGCATGCTCGTGTTCGTGCAGACGTGGAACGACTTCCTGTGGCCGTTCCTGGTGCTCACCCAGACCGGCAACCCGACCGTGCAGGTCGCGGTCGCGGGACTCGGCCGCGGTTTCACTCCCGACCAGTCCCTGATCATGGCGGGCGCGCTGCTCGGCACGCTGCCGCTGCTCTTCGTCTTCGCCCTGTTCGGCAAGCAGATCGTCGGCGGCATCATGCAGGGCGCCGTCAAGGGCTGA
- a CDS encoding ABC transporter substrate-binding protein has product MRTITRRSRSLGALAAVAALTTGLLAGCADDSGGSSGGSSSDTGGGKGKTTITLGLFGTQGFKEAGLYTEYEKLNPNIKIAENVVERNENYYPALVNHLTTNSGLQDVQAVEVGNIAEVVGTQASKLVDLSKVSGVSKTNWLDWKWQQATTQDGQTIGLGTDIGPMAICYRKDLFQQAGLPTDRDKVGQLWAGDWNKLVAAGETYKKKAPSGTTFMDSPGGLLNAVISSEQEKFYDSSGKVIYKTNPAIKSAFDLTAKAASEGLVGAQTQFQPAWDTTIANSKFAAVACPPWMLGYLKGKSKPDAAGKWDVAAAPKSGNWGGTFLTVPKSGKHVTEAEKLVTWLTAPAQQAKLFNVQGSFPSAPGAYSLPQVTGAKNTMTGDTPIGTVFAEAAKAIPTQVIGPKDQIIQQGLTDNGVILVTKGKSAAEAWKTATKTIDNNLEK; this is encoded by the coding sequence ATGCGCACGATCACCCGTCGGTCCCGCAGTCTGGGGGCCCTCGCGGCCGTCGCCGCGCTGACCACAGGGCTGCTGGCCGGCTGCGCCGACGACAGTGGTGGAAGCAGCGGTGGGAGCAGCAGTGACACGGGCGGAGGCAAGGGCAAGACCACGATCACCTTGGGTCTCTTCGGCACTCAGGGATTCAAGGAGGCCGGTCTCTACACCGAGTACGAGAAGCTCAACCCGAACATCAAGATCGCCGAGAACGTCGTCGAGCGCAACGAGAACTACTACCCGGCGCTCGTCAACCACCTCACCACCAACAGCGGCCTGCAGGACGTCCAGGCCGTCGAAGTCGGCAACATCGCCGAGGTCGTGGGGACCCAGGCGAGCAAGCTCGTCGACCTGTCCAAGGTCTCGGGCGTGAGCAAGACCAACTGGCTGGACTGGAAGTGGCAGCAGGCCACGACCCAGGACGGCCAGACGATCGGACTCGGCACCGACATCGGCCCGATGGCGATCTGCTACCGCAAGGACCTCTTCCAGCAGGCCGGCCTGCCCACCGACCGCGACAAGGTCGGGCAGCTGTGGGCGGGTGACTGGAACAAGCTCGTCGCCGCCGGCGAGACGTACAAGAAGAAGGCGCCCAGCGGCACCACCTTCATGGACTCCCCCGGTGGTCTGCTCAACGCGGTCATCAGCAGTGAACAGGAGAAGTTCTACGACTCCTCCGGCAAGGTCATCTACAAGACGAACCCGGCCATCAAGAGCGCCTTCGACCTGACCGCGAAGGCCGCCTCGGAGGGGCTGGTCGGCGCCCAGACGCAGTTCCAGCCGGCCTGGGACACGACGATCGCCAACAGCAAGTTCGCCGCGGTCGCCTGCCCGCCGTGGATGCTCGGCTACCTCAAGGGCAAGTCGAAGCCGGACGCCGCGGGCAAGTGGGACGTGGCCGCCGCGCCCAAGTCCGGCAACTGGGGCGGCACCTTCCTGACCGTGCCCAAGAGCGGCAAGCACGTCACGGAGGCCGAGAAGCTGGTCACCTGGCTGACCGCGCCCGCCCAGCAGGCCAAGCTGTTCAACGTGCAGGGCAGCTTCCCGAGCGCACCCGGTGCCTACAGCCTGCCGCAGGTGACCGGTGCGAAGAACACGATGACCGGTGACACCCCGATCGGCACGGTCTTCGCCGAGGCCGCCAAGGCCATCCCGACCCAGGTGATCGGCCCGAAGGACCAGATCATCCAGCAGGGTCTGACCGACAACGGCGTCATCCTCGTCACGAAGGGCAAGTCGGCCGCGGAGGCCTGGAAGACGGCCACCAAGACCATCGACAACAACCTGGAGAAGTGA
- a CDS encoding carbohydrate ABC transporter permease, whose protein sequence is MATRHDTAAPPTKEGGAAPGRPPAAVPDEKEQRRRNRLSRRWQRDIRWSPYAFVSPFFLLFLAFGLFPLIYTGWASLHTVELTAPTDMQWAGLRNYTRIFDDDFFWNAAKNTLTIGIISTVPQLLMAMGLAHILNYRLRGSIFYRVMMLAPYATSIASASLVFVLLFGRDYGMINWALHAIGFDRIDWQNDKWPSQIAVSTIVIWRWTGYNALIYLAAMQAIPHDLYESAALDGANRWQQFFHVTLPSLRPTILFTVVVSTIGASQVFGEPLLFDANKGASGGAEHQFQTLGLYLYEQGWVNQHLGRASAIAWTMFLILIVIGIVNYVISRRLRASS, encoded by the coding sequence ATGGCCACCCGGCACGACACCGCCGCGCCCCCCACCAAGGAGGGGGGCGCGGCCCCGGGCCGTCCGCCCGCCGCCGTACCCGACGAGAAGGAACAGCGGCGCCGCAATCGGCTGTCCCGCCGCTGGCAGCGGGACATACGGTGGAGCCCGTACGCGTTCGTCTCCCCGTTCTTCCTGCTGTTCCTCGCGTTCGGCCTGTTCCCGCTGATCTACACGGGCTGGGCCTCGCTGCACACGGTGGAGCTGACGGCGCCCACCGACATGCAGTGGGCGGGCCTGCGCAACTACACCCGTATCTTCGACGACGACTTCTTCTGGAACGCGGCGAAGAACACCCTGACCATCGGGATCATCTCGACCGTCCCGCAGCTGCTGATGGCGATGGGCCTCGCCCACATCCTCAACTACAGGCTGCGCGGCTCGATCTTCTACCGGGTCATGATGCTCGCGCCGTACGCGACGTCGATCGCCTCCGCCTCGCTCGTGTTCGTGCTGCTGTTCGGCCGCGACTACGGCATGATCAACTGGGCGCTGCACGCCATCGGTTTCGACAGGATCGACTGGCAGAACGACAAGTGGCCCTCGCAGATCGCCGTCTCGACGATCGTCATCTGGCGCTGGACCGGCTACAACGCGCTGATCTACCTGGCGGCGATGCAGGCGATCCCGCACGACCTGTACGAGTCGGCGGCCCTCGACGGGGCCAACCGCTGGCAGCAGTTCTTCCACGTGACCCTGCCGTCGCTGCGGCCGACGATCCTGTTCACCGTCGTCGTCTCGACCATCGGCGCGAGCCAGGTCTTCGGCGAGCCGCTGCTGTTCGACGCCAACAAGGGTGCCTCCGGCGGCGCCGAGCACCAGTTCCAGACGCTCGGCCTGTACCTCTACGAGCAGGGCTGGGTGAACCAGCACCTGGGCCGCGCCTCCGCGATCGCCTGGACGATGTTCCTGATCCTCATCGTGATCGGGATCGTCAATTACGTCATCTCGCGCCGGCTGCGCGCCAGTAGTTAA
- a CDS encoding GH1 family beta-glucosidase: MPESASPVTFPPAFLWGAATSAYQIEGAVREDGRTPSIWDTFSHTPGKTAGGETGDIAVDHYHRYRDDVALMAELGLSAYRFSVSWSRVQPTGRGPAVQRGLDFYRNLVDELLSHGIKPAVTLYHWDLPQELEDAGGWPERDTAFRFAEYAQIVGEALGDRVEQWITLNEPWCSAFLGYGSGVHAPGRTDAAASLRAAHHLNLAHGLGTTALRSAMPARNTVAVSLNSSVVRPLSSSPADLAAVRRIDNLANGVFHGPMLHGAYPEGLFAETSSITDWSYVLDGDLAVIKQPLDALGLNYYTPALVSAAEKSADGPRADGHGASAYSPWPGADGVAFHQTPGERTEMGWTIDPTGLHDLIMRYSREAPGLPLYITENGAAYDDKPDPEGRVHDPERIAYLHGHLAAVRGAIADGADVRGYYLWSLMDNFEWAYGYDKRFGAVYVDYATLARTPKSSAHWYGEVARTGSLPPAASAGAE, encoded by the coding sequence ATGCCTGAGTCCGCATCGCCCGTGACCTTTCCCCCCGCCTTCCTCTGGGGCGCGGCGACCTCCGCGTACCAGATCGAGGGTGCGGTACGGGAGGACGGCCGTACGCCCTCCATCTGGGACACCTTCAGCCACACGCCCGGCAAGACCGCCGGTGGTGAGACCGGTGACATCGCTGTCGACCACTACCACCGCTACCGAGACGACGTGGCGCTGATGGCGGAGCTGGGCCTGTCCGCGTACCGCTTCTCGGTCTCCTGGTCCCGGGTGCAGCCGACGGGCCGCGGTCCCGCGGTCCAGCGCGGCCTGGACTTCTACCGCAACCTCGTCGACGAGCTGCTCTCGCACGGCATCAAGCCGGCCGTCACGCTCTACCACTGGGACCTCCCGCAGGAGCTGGAGGACGCGGGCGGCTGGCCGGAGCGCGACACGGCGTTTCGTTTCGCCGAGTACGCGCAGATCGTGGGCGAGGCGTTGGGCGACCGTGTGGAGCAGTGGATCACCCTGAACGAGCCGTGGTGCAGCGCGTTCCTGGGCTACGGCTCGGGTGTGCACGCGCCGGGCCGTACGGACGCGGCGGCCTCGCTCAGGGCCGCCCACCACCTGAACCTGGCGCACGGCCTGGGCACCACCGCGCTGAGGTCCGCGATGCCGGCCCGCAACACGGTCGCGGTCAGCCTGAACTCGTCGGTGGTCAGGCCCCTTTCCTCGTCCCCGGCGGACCTGGCGGCGGTCCGGCGCATCGACAACCTGGCCAACGGCGTCTTCCACGGCCCGATGCTGCACGGCGCCTACCCGGAGGGCCTGTTCGCGGAGACCTCCTCGATCACGGACTGGTCGTACGTCCTGGACGGCGACCTCGCGGTGATCAAGCAGCCGCTCGATGCGCTCGGTCTGAACTACTACACCCCGGCGCTGGTGTCGGCGGCGGAGAAGTCGGCGGACGGGCCGCGCGCGGACGGGCACGGGGCGAGTGCGTACTCGCCGTGGCCGGGTGCGGACGGTGTCGCGTTCCACCAGACCCCCGGTGAGCGTACGGAGATGGGCTGGACGATCGACCCGACCGGCCTGCACGACCTGATCATGCGCTACTCGCGGGAGGCCCCGGGGCTGCCGCTGTACATCACGGAGAACGGCGCGGCCTACGACGACAAGCCGGACCCGGAGGGCCGCGTCCACGACCCCGAGCGCATCGCGTATCTGCACGGCCATCTGGCGGCGGTGCGCGGCGCGATCGCCGACGGCGCGGACGTGCGGGGCTACTACCTCTGGTCCCTGATGGACAACTTCGAGTGGGCGTACGGCTACGACAAGCGTTTCGGGGCGGTGTACGTCGACTACGCGACCCTGGCCCGTACGCCCAAGTCCAGCGCGCACTGGTACGGGGAGGTGGCGCGGACGGGTTCGCTGCCGCCGGCGGCGTCGGCCGGCGCCGAGTAG
- a CDS encoding LacI family DNA-binding transcriptional regulator, whose protein sequence is MASHGARGRGGGRPTLEEVAARAGVGRGTVSRVINGSPRVSDATRAAVEAAVAELGYVPNTAARALAANRTDAIALVVPEPETRFFAEPYFSDMLRGVGAELSDTEMQLLLIFAGSDRERQRLAQYLAAHRVDGVLLVSVHADDPLPDLLSQLEIPAVISGRRSADETLPSVDSDNYGGGRMAVEHLIAQGRRRIVHLAGRLDVFGAQRRVDGYREGLRAAGREAEDRLIIPGDFTEEGGRRAMTELLARCPDLDAVFAGSDVMAAGARQVLRELGRRIPDDVALVGYDDSAIARHMDPPLTSVRQPIEEMGRAMIDLLLGEIADRRPAVSRGLEKRQVVLPSELVVRASS, encoded by the coding sequence ATGGCAAGCCACGGAGCGCGGGGCCGGGGAGGCGGCCGGCCGACCTTGGAAGAGGTGGCGGCACGCGCGGGCGTGGGCCGCGGCACGGTGTCCCGGGTCATCAACGGCTCCCCGCGGGTCAGCGACGCGACCCGCGCGGCCGTCGAGGCGGCGGTCGCCGAACTCGGCTACGTCCCGAACACGGCGGCACGCGCCCTCGCCGCCAACCGCACCGACGCGATCGCCCTCGTCGTTCCCGAGCCGGAGACCCGCTTCTTCGCGGAACCGTACTTCTCGGACATGCTGCGCGGCGTCGGCGCGGAGCTCTCCGACACCGAGATGCAGCTGCTGCTGATCTTCGCGGGCAGCGACCGGGAGCGGCAGCGCCTCGCCCAGTACCTGGCCGCGCACCGCGTCGACGGCGTACTCCTCGTCTCCGTCCACGCCGACGACCCGCTGCCCGACCTCCTCTCCCAGCTGGAGATCCCGGCCGTGATCAGCGGTCGCCGCTCGGCGGACGAGACCCTGCCGTCCGTGGACTCCGACAACTACGGCGGCGGCCGCATGGCCGTCGAGCACCTGATCGCCCAAGGACGCCGGAGGATCGTCCATCTGGCGGGGCGCCTCGACGTCTTCGGCGCCCAGCGCCGTGTCGACGGCTACCGCGAGGGGTTGCGCGCAGCCGGACGCGAGGCGGAGGACCGGCTGATCATTCCGGGCGACTTCACCGAGGAGGGCGGCCGGCGCGCGATGACCGAGCTGCTGGCCCGCTGCCCGGACCTGGACGCGGTGTTCGCGGGCTCGGACGTGATGGCGGCGGGCGCCCGCCAGGTCCTGCGCGAGCTGGGCCGCCGCATACCTGACGACGTCGCCCTCGTCGGCTACGACGACTCCGCCATCGCCCGCCACATGGACCCGCCCCTGACGAGCGTGCGCCAGCCGATCGAGGAGATGGGCCGCGCCATGATCGACCTGCTGCTCGGGGAGATCGCCGACCGCCGCCCCGCGGTTTCGCGCGGTCTGGAGAAGCGGCAGGTCGTGCTGCCGTCCGAACTGGTGGTGCGGGCCTCGTCCTGA
- a CDS encoding GNAT family N-acetyltransferase, with amino-acid sequence MPPPHLPAHTLRTARLDLLPLRVEHAGEMAEVLSDPALHTFIGGAPATPEALRSRYERLVAGSPDPAVVWCNWVLRLREEGCLVGTVQATVTGEVAEIAWVVGTPWQGRGFAGEAARGLVGRLGEEPGVRTVVAHVHPDHRASAAVAAAAGLGPTDRYQDGEVRWELPLRR; translated from the coding sequence ATGCCCCCACCCCACCTCCCCGCCCACACCCTGCGCACCGCCCGTCTCGATCTCCTTCCCCTGCGTGTCGAACACGCCGGGGAAATGGCCGAGGTGCTGTCCGACCCGGCGCTGCACACGTTCATCGGCGGCGCACCCGCCACTCCCGAGGCCTTGCGTTCACGCTATGAACGCCTCGTCGCGGGCTCCCCCGACCCGGCCGTCGTCTGGTGCAACTGGGTACTGCGGCTGCGCGAGGAGGGGTGTCTCGTCGGTACGGTCCAGGCGACGGTCACCGGGGAGGTCGCGGAGATCGCCTGGGTGGTGGGCACGCCCTGGCAGGGACGGGGGTTCGCCGGGGAGGCGGCGCGGGGGCTGGTCGGCCGGTTGGGCGAGGAGCCCGGCGTCCGTACGGTCGTCGCGCACGTCCACCCCGACCACCGGGCCTCCGCGGCCGTCGCCGCGGCCGCCGGGCTGGGCCCGACCGACCGGTACCAGGACGGCGAAGTCCGGTGGGAGCTGCCGCTACGGCGGTGA
- the orn gene encoding oligoribonuclease, which produces MNDRMVWIDCEMTGLSLSEDALIEVAALVTDSELNVLGEGVDIVIRPPERALETMPDVVRQMHTASGLLDELAEGTTLADAEAQVLAYVREHVKEPGKAPLCGNSVGTDRGFLSRDMPALEDYLHYRIVDVSSVKELARRWYPRAYFNSPEKNGNHRALADIRESIAELRYYREAIFVPQPGPDSDTARAIAAKHVLPAE; this is translated from the coding sequence ATGAACGATCGCATGGTGTGGATCGACTGCGAGATGACCGGGCTCTCGCTGTCGGAGGACGCACTCATCGAGGTGGCCGCGCTGGTCACCGACTCGGAACTGAACGTGCTCGGCGAAGGGGTGGACATCGTGATCCGCCCGCCGGAGCGGGCGCTGGAGACGATGCCGGACGTGGTGCGCCAGATGCACACGGCCTCCGGCCTCCTCGACGAGCTGGCCGAGGGCACGACCCTGGCCGACGCCGAGGCACAGGTCCTCGCCTACGTACGTGAGCACGTCAAGGAGCCGGGTAAGGCCCCGCTGTGCGGAAACTCGGTCGGCACGGACCGGGGCTTCCTGTCGCGCGACATGCCGGCCCTCGAGGACTATCTCCACTACCGCATCGTGGACGTCTCCTCGGTGAAGGAGCTGGCCCGCCGCTGGTACCCCCGGGCCTACTTCAACAGCCCGGAGAAGAACGGCAACCATCGCGCCCTCGCCGACATCCGCGAATCCATCGCGGAGCTCCGCTACTACCGCGAGGCGATCTTCGTCCCGCAGCCCGGCCCCGACTCGGACACCGCCCGCGCCATCGCGGCGAAGCACGTGCTGCCCGCCGAATGA
- a CDS encoding class I SAM-dependent methyltransferase: MDRNIRTVDDVLKLLDGLFAPGADRWTVGGAGWWDGFYADRSKPVPFFVAKPDENLVGYLDENLIAPGRALDLGCGPGRNALQLAAAGFQVDAVDLSPTAIAWAQERAREAGAEIRFHCGDAFALTDPDWGGPYDLVHDSGCFHHLPPHRRVSYLALLDRVLAPGGHLSLTCFAAGAMGSELPDEAFYQQSALHGGLAYTPESLRWVFSDLTEVELRRMRDEPPESGLFGEPFLWTALFRRDR, from the coding sequence ATGGACCGGAACATACGCACCGTCGACGATGTGCTGAAGCTGCTGGACGGACTGTTCGCGCCGGGGGCCGATCGGTGGACGGTGGGTGGCGCCGGCTGGTGGGACGGCTTCTACGCCGACCGCTCCAAGCCCGTACCGTTCTTCGTCGCGAAACCGGACGAGAACCTGGTCGGATACCTCGACGAGAACCTGATCGCCCCGGGCCGCGCCCTCGATCTGGGCTGCGGGCCGGGGCGCAACGCCCTTCAACTGGCCGCCGCGGGCTTCCAGGTGGACGCGGTCGACCTCTCCCCGACGGCCATCGCCTGGGCGCAGGAGCGTGCGCGCGAGGCCGGGGCCGAGATCCGCTTCCACTGCGGTGACGCGTTCGCGCTCACCGACCCCGACTGGGGCGGCCCGTACGACCTCGTCCACGACTCGGGCTGCTTCCACCATCTGCCGCCGCACCGCCGCGTCAGCTACCTCGCCCTGCTCGACCGCGTCCTCGCCCCGGGAGGCCATCTCTCCCTCACCTGCTTCGCCGCCGGTGCGATGGGTTCCGAACTCCCCGACGAGGCCTTCTATCAGCAGTCCGCACTGCACGGCGGACTCGCCTACACACCGGAGTCCCTGCGCTGGGTCTTCTCCGACCTGACCGAGGTCGAACTGCGCCGCATGCGCGACGAGCCGCCCGAGTCCGGGCTCTTCGGCGAGCCCTTCCTCTGGACGGCCCTGTTCCGCCGCGACAGGTAA
- a CDS encoding serine/threonine protein kinase — MVLHPLLGVDEVPAMEPYLARVGEVFQAFPEQDSGCVSYGVRLLDGARWFVKEAVTDHGRHSLERAWSFHRAVRHRAIVPQVHRIAVGRGGAAVVMPWREGEVLYPAMVGGPRDRTGPGSPMARFRALPISSVLAAFDRVLDAHLAVEVAGHVAVDFYDGALLYDFGGDVVHLVDLDEYRPGPFVVEEERLPGSRRFMAPEEFVCGAVIDTRTTVFTLGRTARLLLDAGDEERAWRGTPAQQAVIVRATRSDPEERFEDVHRFADAWRAANRPHGG; from the coding sequence ATGGTCCTCCACCCTTTGCTCGGAGTCGATGAAGTGCCCGCCATGGAGCCCTACCTGGCCAGGGTGGGGGAGGTGTTCCAAGCGTTCCCGGAACAGGACTCGGGGTGCGTGTCGTACGGTGTCCGGCTGCTCGACGGGGCGCGCTGGTTCGTGAAGGAGGCGGTGACCGACCACGGCCGGCACTCGCTCGAACGGGCCTGGTCCTTCCACCGGGCCGTACGGCACCGCGCGATCGTCCCGCAGGTCCACCGCATCGCCGTGGGGCGCGGCGGCGCGGCGGTGGTGATGCCCTGGCGGGAGGGCGAGGTGCTGTACCCGGCCATGGTGGGCGGACCGCGCGACCGTACGGGCCCTGGCAGCCCGATGGCCCGCTTCCGCGCCCTGCCGATCTCCAGCGTCCTCGCCGCCTTCGACCGCGTCCTCGACGCCCATCTCGCGGTGGAGGTCGCCGGGCATGTCGCGGTCGACTTCTACGACGGCGCGCTGCTGTACGACTTCGGGGGCGACGTCGTCCACCTGGTCGACCTCGACGAGTACCGGCCGGGCCCGTTCGTGGTCGAGGAGGAACGCCTGCCGGGTTCGCGCCGGTTCATGGCCCCCGAGGAGTTCGTGTGCGGGGCCGTGATCGACACCCGTACGACGGTCTTCACCCTGGGCCGCACCGCCAGGCTCCTGCTGGACGCGGGCGACGAGGAACGCGCCTGGCGGGGGACCCCGGCCCAGCAGGCGGTGATCGTCCGGGCGACCCGGTCCGACCCCGAGGAACGCTTCGAGGACGTCCACCGGTTCGCCGACGCGTGGCGGGCCGCCAATCGCCCGCACGGGGGCTGA
- a CDS encoding helix-turn-helix domain-containing protein has product MSHDSTAAPEAAARKLSGRRRKEIVAVLLFSGGPIFESSIPLSVFGIDRQDAGVPRYRLLVCGGEEGPLRTTGGLELTAPHGLEAISRAGTVVVPAWRSITSPPPEEALDALRRAHEEGARIVGLCTGAFVLAAAGLLDGRPATTHWMYAPTLAKRYPSVHVDPRELFVDDGDVLTSAGTAAGIDLCLHIVRTDHGNEAAGALARRLVVPPRRSGGQERYLDRSLPEEIGADPLAEVVAWALEHLHEQFDVETLAARAYMSRRTFDRRFRSLTGSAPLQWLITQRVLQAQRLLETSDYSVDEVAGRCGFRSPVALRGHFRRQLGSSPAAYRAAYRARRPQSERPSDVDGSAGQAGPSPVLNQESPVPLQTRRTAAATALGPSTSLSTEPGKTGTELYAAGRLPGQRSAP; this is encoded by the coding sequence ATGAGCCACGACTCCACTGCCGCGCCGGAAGCCGCGGCCCGGAAACTTTCCGGGCGACGCCGCAAGGAGATCGTCGCGGTGCTGCTGTTCAGCGGCGGCCCCATCTTCGAGAGTTCCATACCGCTGTCGGTGTTCGGGATTGACCGCCAGGACGCCGGCGTGCCGCGCTACCGACTTCTGGTGTGCGGCGGCGAAGAAGGCCCGCTGCGGACCACAGGGGGCCTGGAACTCACCGCGCCGCATGGCCTGGAGGCGATCTCGCGGGCGGGCACCGTCGTGGTGCCGGCCTGGCGTTCGATCACCTCGCCGCCACCGGAGGAAGCGCTCGACGCGCTGCGCCGGGCGCACGAGGAGGGAGCCCGCATAGTCGGACTGTGCACCGGCGCCTTCGTGCTGGCCGCCGCCGGACTGCTGGACGGCCGACCGGCGACGACCCACTGGATGTACGCACCGACGCTGGCCAAGCGCTACCCGTCGGTCCACGTCGACCCGCGAGAACTCTTCGTGGACGACGGAGACGTACTGACCTCCGCGGGTACGGCGGCCGGAATCGATCTCTGTCTCCACATCGTGCGGACGGACCACGGCAACGAGGCGGCCGGCGCGCTGGCCCGCCGTCTTGTCGTGCCCCCGCGCCGGAGCGGCGGTCAGGAGCGCTATCTCGATCGATCTTTACCAGAGGAGATCGGCGCCGACCCCCTCGCGGAGGTCGTCGCCTGGGCGCTGGAGCACCTCCACGAGCAGTTCGACGTCGAGACGCTGGCGGCACGCGCGTACATGAGCCGCCGCACCTTCGACCGGCGGTTCCGCTCGCTCACGGGGAGCGCTCCCCTGCAGTGGCTGATCACTCAGCGCGTACTGCAGGCGCAGCGGCTGCTGGAGACCTCCGACTACTCGGTCGACGAGGTCGCCGGACGCTGCGGCTTCCGTTCGCCGGTCGCGCTGCGGGGCCACTTCCGGCGCCAGCTCGGCTCGTCCCCGGCCGCGTACCGGGCGGCGTACCGCGCGCGCAGGCCGCAGTCGGAACGGCCGTCGGACGTGGACGGCTCCGCGGGCCAGGCCGGGCCGTCGCCCGTCCTGAACCAGGAGAGCCCGGTGCCGCTGCAGACCCGCCGCACGGCGGCCGCCACCGCCCTGGGCCCGTCGACGTCCCTGTCGACGGAGCCGGGCAAGACGGGCACCGAGCTGTACGCGGCCGGGCGCCTGCCGGGGCAGCGCAGCGCGCCCTGA